One Aegilops tauschii subsp. strangulata cultivar AL8/78 chromosome 7, Aet v6.0, whole genome shotgun sequence genomic window carries:
- the LOC141026751 gene encoding probable indole-3-pyruvate monooxygenase YUCCA11 — MAHDMAKSTIVRFTAKFLVVASGENSAENIPMIPGLQSFPGDVVHSSSYKSGKSYSGMNVLVIGSGNPGMEFAYDLAAYGANTSVIIRSPIHVMTKELIRLGMTLARRLPLNLVDKLLVMAVNLIFGNLSRYGIRRPKMDPMILKSKTGRSAVIDVGTVGLIKKGIIKVQGSISKIMGDIVEFQCSKKISFDNGESMLNGNGLPIKEYPNHWKGENGLYCAGLGRRGLAGIAADAKNIANGIKSVIGAMSS, encoded by the exons ATGGCACATGACATGGCAAAGAGCACAATAGTCAGGTTCACAGCAAAGTTTCTTGTTGTGGCAAGTGGTGAGAATAGTGCAGAGAATATTCCAATGATCCCCGGACTGCAAAGTTTTCCGGGTGATGTCGTCCACTCCTCAAGCTACAAGTCAGGCAAGAGCTACTCTGGCATGAATGTATTGGTCATTGGATCTGGCAACCCTGGAATGGAATTTGCTTATGACCTTGCGGCCTATGGTGCCAATACTTCAGTCATTATACGAAGCCCG ATTCATGTAATGACAAAGGAACTAATCCGGTTGGGGATGACACTTGCTCGCCGCCTTCCACTGAATCTAGTGGATAAGCTCCTTGTGATGGCGGTGAATTTAATATTTGGAAACCTATCGAGGTATGGCATCAGAAGGCCAAAAATGGATCCAATGATCCTCAAGTCAAAAACCGGCCGATCCGCTGTTATTGATGTTGGCACTGTTGGGTTAATCAAAAAAGGTATCATCAAA GTACAGGGGAGCATTAGTAAGATCATGGGCGATATAGTTGAATTTCAATGCAGTAAAAAGATATCATTTGAC AATGGCGAGAGCATGTTAAATGGCAATGGACTGCCCATCAAAGAATATCCGAATCATTGGAAAGGCGAAAATGGGCTCTACTGTGCTGGGTTAGGAAGGAGAGGATTGGCTGGTATTGCAGCAGATGCCAAGAATATCGCCAATGGCATCAAATCAGTGATAGGCGCTATGTCCAGCTAA